One window of the Synergistaceae bacterium genome contains the following:
- a CDS encoding TAXI family TRAP transporter solute-binding subunit, translated as MSKKFFVLSVIVFCLFTAVSPVSAADQIFINIATGGTGGTYYPLGGAFADIWNNNIPGVNATVQTTGGSVANINLLKTGEVEMAIAQNDVCYYAKEGIVLFPNGKFPDLKGVASLYSEPIQLVTQASANISSVKDLKGKKVAIGAIGSGSEACARQVLKAAGIDADKDIDAKFLSFNEAATAMKDRQIDATFVLVGVPTAAIVDLATTNEIKLTPVDEDVIENLFKNYSYYVRFTIPANTYRGQTKDIQSVAVRSIIAVKADFDADLLYKMLETMYANKQRIINSHAAGKFIIEETALEGMSIELHPGAQKFFKDKGVIK; from the coding sequence ATGAGTAAAAAATTCTTTGTGCTGTCAGTTATAGTTTTCTGCCTGTTTACGGCAGTTTCGCCGGTTTCCGCCGCCGATCAGATTTTTATCAACATCGCGACGGGAGGAACGGGCGGAACTTATTATCCTCTGGGCGGCGCGTTCGCCGATATCTGGAACAATAACATCCCGGGCGTCAACGCCACCGTGCAGACGACCGGCGGTTCTGTCGCCAACATCAACCTGCTCAAAACCGGCGAAGTGGAAATGGCCATCGCTCAGAACGACGTTTGCTATTACGCCAAAGAAGGAATTGTTCTCTTCCCGAACGGTAAATTTCCTGACCTGAAGGGTGTGGCGTCCCTCTACTCGGAGCCGATTCAGCTGGTGACCCAGGCCTCTGCCAATATCAGCAGCGTGAAGGACCTGAAGGGCAAAAAAGTCGCCATCGGAGCGATCGGAAGCGGGTCTGAGGCTTGCGCGCGTCAGGTTCTCAAGGCGGCGGGCATCGACGCGGACAAGGACATCGACGCGAAGTTCCTCTCCTTCAACGAGGCCGCGACCGCGATGAAGGACCGTCAGATCGACGCCACGTTTGTTCTTGTGGGCGTTCCGACGGCGGCCATCGTTGACCTTGCCACCACGAATGAAATCAAGCTCACTCCGGTCGACGAGGACGTCATTGAAAATCTGTTCAAAAATTATTCCTACTATGTGAGGTTCACGATTCCGGCCAACACGTATCGCGGCCAGACAAAAGACATACAGTCCGTCGCCGTTCGCTCGATCATCGCCGTAAAGGCGGATTTCGACGCCGACCTGCTGTACAAAATGCTTGAGACCATGTACGCCAACAAACAGCGCATCATCAACTCCCACGCGGCCGGTAAATTCATCATTGAGGAGACGGCGCTGGAGGGAATGAGCATCGAGTTGCATCCGGGCGCGCAGAAATTCTTCAAGGACAAGGGTGTTATCAAATAG